One genomic segment of Effusibacillus pohliae DSM 22757 includes these proteins:
- a CDS encoding sugar ABC transporter permease: MEHRISKAERFFVHLTLILFAVISVFPFFWLVSTSFKLPSDVFSSEIQLLPPHFTWDNYKYLLTMQNHLFLQWVWNSVLVALLTTFVGVFLAATSAYALSRFNFPGKRASLFSFLVTQMFPGAILIVPLYNIVKNLGLLNSYVGLVLAYTATALPFSVWMLKGYFDTIPYELEEAAKVDGMTTWGTFYRIALPLALPGIAVTAFFSFITAWNEFMFALTFMNKQELFTLPVGLRTFVFQFRTDWHYVSAGAVLITLPVLVFFVLAQRWLISGLTAGGTKG, from the coding sequence GTGTTTCCGTTTTTTTGGCTTGTGTCAACATCATTTAAATTGCCGTCTGACGTGTTTTCATCGGAGATCCAGCTGCTGCCCCCTCATTTTACTTGGGACAATTACAAATATTTGCTCACGATGCAAAATCATCTTTTTTTACAATGGGTGTGGAATTCGGTGCTGGTTGCGCTGTTAACCACGTTTGTCGGCGTGTTTCTTGCCGCTACGAGCGCCTATGCGTTATCACGTTTCAACTTTCCAGGAAAAAGGGCCAGCCTCTTTTCTTTCTTGGTAACCCAGATGTTTCCCGGGGCAATTCTGATCGTACCCTTGTATAACATCGTGAAGAATTTGGGTTTGCTAAATTCCTACGTCGGACTGGTACTAGCTTACACTGCGACGGCTTTGCCGTTTTCCGTATGGATGCTGAAGGGGTATTTTGACACGATTCCTTATGAATTGGAGGAAGCCGCCAAAGTGGATGGGATGACCACCTGGGGAACGTTCTACCGGATCGCATTGCCTTTGGCGTTGCCGGGGATTGCGGTCACCGCGTTTTTTTCGTTCATTACCGCATGGAACGAATTTATGTTTGCATTAACGTTCATGAACAAGCAAGAACTGTTCACACTGCCGGTCGGGTTGCGCACGTTTGTGTTCCAATTCCGAACGGATTGGCATTATGTGTCGGCGGGGGCGGTGCTGATCACACTACCTGTCCTGGTGTTCTTTGTGTTGGCCCAACGATGGCTGATTTCCGGGTTGACGGCTGGTGGAACCAAGGGGTGA